One genomic window of Etheostoma spectabile isolate EspeVRDwgs_2016 chromosome 5, UIUC_Espe_1.0, whole genome shotgun sequence includes the following:
- the trmt2a gene encoding tRNA (uracil-5-)-methyltransferase homolog A: MAAVSGSPVAEASPSKEEKPEEPPLDSDNDDGVKPDVEAEGGNEAVSDPSMYRYIKEDLFTSEIYKVEIRNLPKFTGFNDLKKFLAKHSLNPHKIKLFGKQTFAFVTFKNEEERDKAMKMVHGMQWKGQVLSVRLAKPKADPIQRKRKQQEGEGAGGQPPSKRTEGDETEEALSVQIANVVTPLWNVPYEEQLRRKEQEVEGVLQRLAKEIGGTNKAMLPWLFAQKGKYNKMCCSLEPIRPSPTQTEYRNKCEFLISVGADGEDKTIGFRLGKYKGGSCAVVGPADTCHVSTEAKKVVSEFQKFIRTTSYSVYSPETYEGHWKQLTVRTTRTKQAMAVAFFNPQKLGEEEVAALKTSMKKYFTEGEGKDSGVTSLYFVREGQRTSPNLEDLPCELVAGEGSIHEELLGLKFRISPHSFFQVNTGAAEVLYSAVGEWAQLDEDSTVLDVCCGTGTIGISLAKRVKKVIGIELCQEAVEDAKVNAKLNGLSNVEFHCGKAEDVFPNILNALVSPNLTAIVDPPRAGLHSKVILAIRRAEHLKRLVYVACNAKAAMNNFIDLCRAPSNRVHGAPFRPVRAMAVDLFPQTMHVEMLLLLERVDYDSQQQTSKQ; this comes from the exons ATGGCAGCCGTAAGTGGCAGCCCAGTGGCTGAAGCATCACCCTCAAAGGAGGAGAAGCCCGAGGAGCCTCCGCTGGACTCAGACAACGATGATGGTGTAAAGCCGGATGTAGAAGCTGAAGGGGGGAACGAGGCAGTCTCTGACCCCAGCATGTACCGCTACATCAAAGAGGACCTCTTCACGTCTGAGATCTACAAAGTGGAGATCAGGAATCTACCCAAGTTCACCGGCTTTAACGACCTGAAGAAGTTCCTGGCCAAACACAGCCTCAACCCACACAAGATCAAGTTGTTTGGCAAGCAGACGTTTGCTTTTGTCACCTTTAAGAATGAGGAGGAGCGTGACAAGGCCATGAAGATGGTGCACGGCATGCAGTGGAAGGGCCAGGTGCTGAGCGTCAGGCTGGCCAAACCCAAAGCAGACCCCAtccagaggaagaggaagcagCAGGAGGGAGAGGGCGCAGGAGGGCAGCCTCCATCCAAGAGAACCGAGGGGGATGAGACAGAGGAGGCGCTCAGTGTCCAGATAGCCAACGTGGTGACTCCTCTGTGGAATGTGCCTTATGAGGAGCAGCTGAGGAGGAAGGAGCAGGAGGTGGAGGGGGTTCTGCAGAGGCTGGCCAA AGAGATTGGCGGCACCAACAAAGCCATGTTGCCATGGCTGTTTGCGCAGAAAGGGAAATACAACAAAATGTGTTGTTCTCTGGAACCCATCAGACCATCTCCTACACAG ACAGAGTACAGAAACAAGTGTGAGTTCCTCATATCAGTGGGTGCGGACGGCGAGGATAAGACCATCGGTTTCCGCCTGGGGAAATATAAAGGCGGCTCCTGTGCTGTGGTGGGGCCGGCGGACACGTGCCATGTCTCAACCGAGGCTAAGAAAGTGGTCAGCGAGTTTCAGAAGTTCATCAG GACAACATCATACTCTGTGTACAGTCCTGAAACATATGAAGGACACTGGAAGCAGCTGACTGTAAGGACTACGAGGACCAAACAAGCCATGGCTGTAGCGTTCTTCAACCCACAG AAACTTGGAGAAGAGGAAGTGGCTGCATTAAAGACCTCCATGAAGAAGTACTTCACAGAAGGAGAGGGGAAAGACAGCGGCGTAACCTCTCTTTACTTCGTTAGAGAGGGTCAAAG GACGTCTCCTAACCTGGAGGACTTGCCCTGTGAGCTGGTGGCTGGAGAAGGCAGCATTCATGAGGAGCTTCTGGGTCTAAAGTTCAGAATATCTCCTCACTCCTTCTTCCAG GTGAATACAGGAGCTGCAGAGGTGCTGTACTCTGCTGTGGGGGAATGGGCCCAGCTGGATGAGGACAGCACAGTGCTGGATGTGTGCTGTGGGACCGGAACCATCGGCATCTCTCTGGCTAAG AGGGTAAAGAAGGTGATTGGGATCGAACTGTGCCAGGAAGCTGTGGAGGATGCCAAAGTTAACGCAAAGCTCAATG GTCTGAGTAATGTTGAGTTTCACTGTGGAAAAGCGGAGGATGTGTTCCCCAACATTCTCAATGCTCTCGTGTCCCCCAACCTCACAGCCATTGTGGATCCGCCGAGGGCAGGCCTAC ATTCCAAGGTGATCCTGGCCATCAGGAGGGCAGAGCATCTGAAGAGGCTGGTTTATGTGGCATGCAATGCTAAGGCAGCCATGAACAACTTCATTGA tcTGTGCAGAGCGCCATCCAACAGAGTTCACGGGGCCCCGTTCCGTCCGGTGCGAGCCATGGCCGTGGATCTGTTCCCTCAGACCATGCATGTTGAGATGCTTCTGCTGCTGGAGAGGGTGGACTACGACTCCCAGCAGCAGACCAGCAAGCAATGA